In Phormidium yuhuli AB48, one genomic interval encodes:
- a CDS encoding HEAT repeat domain-containing protein: MNPVLHSLGTLKQRLWTQSLERVWRTVTAPSSGHSSNRLLHILALAAIVMALNVMSYTLASSLFVSNIGAAGLPLSYILVGLASSPIYGWFSQIVDRIPHRSLFRYWALLTGSVMLGLRALLSWDVPPIYYALYVGVYFLWTLQLDILLPTLISDYFTSREYKRIASYITVCQAIGGFMGGMIVGVLANILATADILLFVPTLYLVVFALVWNLQRQEQPIPPEESDRHADAPPSNLPELLRQYPIFKWLAGSTFLWIVLYGIAEYLYFDAYAQYFANHPQRLTAFLGGFSAINSILQVLVLLLVTRRLLIGRVGVDGTNPIYPITTALSFLGLSLGFGVGWAFPAALFAHFNSSTIDTAVNQPVYTLMYNPIPNRDMAKVRALTDGLCYALGLATTGGFLWVAQAYLDPMAIALFGTGLGLVFVLIRRQLSRDYFQSMVTRLFSSSGEMDLEMLEELFSQVPNGQIPRLKTLLREGQPQEQEKALRLAVGLRSPSQVLEEVKPLVFQRELPQRRALFRFFAKTPEDKYLSRFLWQLLESPELGVQLLAFESLVARGESFSEGQLTWLLRSPAATIQGLACVLAQQSVNLPEPLREGCRQFWESSLDDETKTVVIRGIRNLGDVTMIPQLQSLLEGASVDVQIEGLKGLAQLQPEQDLALAELATGFLDHPNPVVRGAAVDLLGSVQLKEFWSDIARGLEDRDITVRGQAIKALARYEDYNLDRLAQGYLNHSRIEVAEAAVAVLATVKTSRAFQFLESYLQADYRRAALIRDWWQRIPQGSPQWQPLIGVFRDRTQRVVNQVFHVLSCLGNRRTLAEVRQLLQRGEKRDRDNALETLETLPHRRYVFPIVPLIEHPDGPVSSSQFPPVEEALALLQEMFNTEDHWIRAGALRVWVSYQEELPAGLLGDRDRVVKGLITEITKTQGSGHLSFDRILFLKTLVLFQELSLDELWSLDRGFQKRTYSAGDLFCEEGELGKQLSIIYQGRLQACSSFSDEPVLLTPGSYFGDFGLFGETPYSATITAETDALLLCLSKDSFDVLVDVIPKLNTCLAIAARYSSL, from the coding sequence GTGAACCCTGTCCTTCACTCCTTGGGAACCCTGAAACAACGGCTCTGGACTCAGAGTCTAGAACGTGTTTGGCGAACCGTAACGGCTCCGAGTTCCGGTCACTCCTCCAACCGACTCCTACATATCCTGGCCTTAGCGGCGATCGTGATGGCCCTGAATGTCATGAGCTACACCCTAGCTAGTTCACTCTTTGTCAGCAATATAGGAGCTGCGGGGTTGCCTCTGTCCTATATTTTAGTGGGCTTAGCCTCTAGTCCTATTTATGGCTGGTTTTCGCAAATTGTCGATCGCATTCCTCATCGCTCGTTATTTCGCTACTGGGCCTTACTGACGGGCAGTGTGATGTTAGGGTTACGGGCCCTGTTATCCTGGGACGTCCCCCCCATCTATTATGCACTCTATGTTGGGGTCTATTTCCTCTGGACGTTACAACTGGACATCTTACTCCCGACTCTAATTTCTGACTATTTCACGTCCCGTGAGTATAAACGCATCGCTTCCTATATCACGGTTTGCCAAGCCATTGGTGGTTTTATGGGTGGCATGATCGTGGGGGTTCTGGCGAACATCCTGGCCACAGCGGACATTCTCCTATTTGTTCCGACTCTCTATCTGGTCGTTTTCGCTCTCGTCTGGAACCTACAACGGCAAGAACAGCCGATTCCCCCTGAAGAGAGCGATCGCCATGCGGATGCTCCCCCGAGTAATCTACCGGAACTGCTGCGTCAATATCCGATTTTCAAATGGCTAGCGGGGTCAACCTTTCTCTGGATTGTCTTGTATGGGATTGCTGAATATCTCTATTTCGATGCCTACGCTCAGTATTTCGCCAACCACCCCCAACGGCTTACAGCCTTTCTCGGCGGTTTTAGTGCTATCAACAGTATTTTGCAAGTCTTGGTTTTATTACTCGTCACCCGGCGACTCCTCATCGGGCGTGTGGGGGTTGATGGAACTAATCCTATTTATCCCATCACTACTGCCCTTTCGTTTCTGGGCCTGAGTTTAGGCTTTGGTGTCGGTTGGGCTTTCCCGGCGGCTCTATTTGCCCATTTCAACTCCTCTACCATCGACACGGCGGTGAATCAACCGGTGTACACCCTCATGTATAACCCAATTCCCAATCGGGATATGGCCAAGGTCCGAGCCCTAACGGATGGTCTCTGTTATGCTCTGGGCCTGGCCACCACGGGAGGGTTTCTCTGGGTTGCCCAAGCCTATCTCGACCCTATGGCCATTGCCCTTTTCGGGACTGGGTTAGGGCTGGTGTTTGTCTTAATTCGTCGCCAACTCAGTCGGGATTACTTCCAGTCCATGGTGACGCGGTTATTTTCTAGCAGCGGTGAGATGGATTTGGAGATGTTGGAAGAACTGTTTTCCCAGGTTCCCAACGGGCAAATTCCCCGGCTTAAAACCCTTTTGCGGGAGGGACAGCCCCAAGAACAGGAGAAAGCGTTACGCCTAGCGGTGGGATTACGGAGTCCGAGTCAGGTCTTGGAGGAGGTTAAACCCCTGGTTTTCCAGAGAGAATTGCCCCAGCGACGGGCGTTATTTCGCTTTTTTGCCAAAACCCCGGAGGATAAATATCTGTCACGGTTTCTGTGGCAGCTTTTAGAATCCCCTGAGCTGGGGGTCCAGTTATTGGCTTTTGAGTCTTTGGTGGCTCGGGGTGAGTCTTTTTCTGAGGGTCAGTTAACCTGGCTACTGAGGAGTCCGGCAGCTACGATTCAAGGGTTGGCTTGTGTGTTGGCCCAGCAATCTGTCAACTTGCCTGAACCCCTCCGAGAAGGCTGTCGCCAATTTTGGGAGTCGTCTTTAGATGATGAGACCAAAACGGTGGTGATTCGGGGTATCCGGAATCTGGGGGATGTGACGATGATTCCTCAGTTGCAGAGTTTGTTAGAAGGGGCTTCTGTGGATGTGCAAATTGAGGGATTGAAGGGATTAGCTCAATTGCAGCCGGAGCAAGATTTAGCGTTGGCAGAGTTGGCTACGGGGTTTTTAGACCATCCTAATCCCGTTGTGCGGGGGGCGGCGGTGGATTTACTGGGGTCGGTTCAGTTAAAGGAGTTCTGGTCTGATATTGCCCGAGGTTTGGAGGATCGGGATATTACGGTGCGAGGGCAGGCGATTAAGGCCCTGGCCCGCTATGAGGACTATAATCTCGATCGCCTAGCTCAGGGATATTTGAATCATTCCCGGATTGAGGTGGCAGAAGCGGCGGTGGCGGTGTTGGCGACGGTGAAGACGAGTCGGGCTTTTCAGTTTTTGGAGAGTTATCTCCAGGCGGATTATCGGCGAGCGGCGTTAATTCGGGATTGGTGGCAACGAATCCCTCAAGGGTCTCCCCAATGGCAACCCCTGATTGGGGTATTTCGCGATCGCACTCAGCGGGTGGTGAATCAAGTCTTTCATGTGCTGTCTTGTTTGGGCAATCGTCGCACTTTGGCGGAAGTACGGCAGTTATTGCAACGGGGAGAGAAGCGCGATCGCGATAATGCGTTGGAAACTCTGGAGACTTTACCTCATCGTCGTTATGTGTTTCCAATTGTGCCTCTAATTGAACATCCAGATGGGCCGGTTTCCTCGTCTCAATTCCCACCAGTGGAGGAGGCACTGGCCCTGTTACAGGAGATGTTTAATACAGAAGATCATTGGATTCGGGCTGGGGCCTTGCGAGTTTGGGTAAGTTACCAGGAAGAATTGCCGGCGGGCCTATTGGGCGATCGCGATCGGGTCGTGAAGGGGTTAATCACGGAAATTACCAAGACTCAGGGATCGGGTCACTTATCCTTTGACCGCATTTTATTTCTCAAAACTTTGGTGTTATTTCAGGAGTTATCTCTAGATGAACTTTGGTCGTTAGATCGAGGGTTTCAGAAACGGACTTACTCAGCGGGGGATCTTTTTTGTGAGGAAGGGGAGTTAGGTAAACAACTTTCTATTATTTATCAAGGGAGGTTACAGGCCTGTTCAAGTTTTTCGGATGAGCCAGTTTTGTTGACTCCGGGTAGCTATTTTGGGGACTTTGGTTTATTTGGAGAAACTCCCTATTCTGCCACCATTACGGCGGAGACGGATGCCTTGCTGCTTTGTTTAAGTAAGGATAGTTTTGATGTGTTGGTGGATGTGATTCCTAAGTTGAACACCTGTCTGGCGATCGCCGCTCGTTATAGTAGTCTTTAG
- a CDS encoding SET domain-containing protein-lysine N-methyltransferase yields the protein MTIMSAGTKTDVEIRAAGEKGRGVFALRPFQKGEIVVVGRRVGVYPQRTIYSIQVDWDVHVEMDEPAIRINHSDAPTTGVQDNPWGAFNFVALREIAMGEEITFDYETTESELTDDFRACCPPRPGQVSRNGFYSLPIATREAYGKFVANYLKSGESESSLRNVHPTSPLKSQ from the coding sequence ATGACGATTATGAGTGCAGGAACCAAGACTGACGTAGAAATTCGCGCCGCTGGGGAGAAAGGACGGGGAGTGTTTGCCCTGCGTCCTTTTCAGAAAGGGGAAATCGTTGTCGTCGGACGCCGCGTTGGGGTGTATCCACAGCGAACGATTTACTCGATTCAAGTGGATTGGGATGTTCATGTTGAAATGGACGAGCCTGCAATTCGTATTAACCACTCCGATGCCCCCACCACTGGAGTTCAGGATAACCCCTGGGGGGCGTTTAATTTTGTGGCGTTACGGGAAATTGCGATGGGAGAGGAGATTACCTTTGATTATGAAACCACAGAAAGTGAACTGACTGACGACTTTCGGGCCTGTTGTCCTCCGAGGCCGGGACAAGTCAGCCGCAATGGATTTTACAGCTTGCCGATCGCCACCCGCGAAGCCTACGGTAAGTTTGTGGCAAACTATCTTAAGTCTGGGGAGAGTGAATCCAGTTTGAGAAACGTTCATCCCACCTCACCCTTGAAATCCCAGTAA
- a CDS encoding adenylate/guanylate cyclase domain-containing protein, which produces MSRPLLQLSLLPHLDYIVIDGQSRILDTSANVEEIVGMGADLAVGQDIFELLPELFGLEAVMDLIRDGVNPYFELKAITRSLESHSTPGYWDLYILPDNSPQTSQGLLLLFENVTDRMGLEQTLVQASNDLTLTVNKLSSSEAHIEQILRSMPDSLFVTSLSGKILKVNQVALDLLGYDESELLQSSLSDLIVDKSVDIVDNQRFLCEETGEIIRQFELILEGKNNQQAIISFTCSMFASDSSGDSHGYNDKEQRLIYIGRDVTKKHLAERRLIAHNTVTQVLSQAQGFVDALPKLLQGLGEGLAWDVCEFWQPIPAHNSTEAEADPELRCIDLWIRPHLEGNPWTDLSFRYGCQWVQESWVQQQSLWRSTLDDGVSRRQPEAKQMGLSTGLFCPLTIGEDCLGILTLFCKRSLPRDEELVQMMATASNQIGQFFQRKLAEEALKLEQRKTERLLLNILPSSIANQLKDAPATIAEQYESVTILFADIVGFTKLSSQISATELVKLLNYIFSAFDQLTEHYELEKIKTIGDAYMAAGGLPITRLDHAEAIADMALDMQQVITELNRQAGSRLDIRIGIHSGPVVAGVIGLKKFVYDLWGDTVNTASRMESHGLAGKIQVSQATYDLLKRRFVLTQRGSLAIKGKGQMTTYLLIGRRQSKKQKTARSLPPILQGNQEIADLIRQKLQQQ; this is translated from the coding sequence ATGAGTCGCCCCCTTCTCCAATTGTCACTTCTACCCCATCTGGACTATATTGTTATTGATGGGCAATCGCGGATCTTGGATACCTCGGCCAATGTCGAGGAGATTGTCGGTATGGGGGCAGACTTGGCGGTCGGCCAGGATATTTTTGAGCTGTTGCCAGAACTCTTTGGTCTCGAAGCCGTCATGGACTTAATTCGGGATGGCGTTAACCCCTATTTTGAGTTAAAGGCGATCACTCGTTCCCTTGAGAGCCACTCAACTCCCGGCTATTGGGACTTATATATCCTTCCTGACAACTCCCCTCAAACATCCCAAGGTTTACTGTTACTCTTCGAGAATGTAACGGATCGCATGGGCTTGGAACAAACGTTAGTACAAGCCTCGAATGATTTAACCCTAACCGTTAATAAACTTTCCTCGTCGGAGGCGCATATTGAGCAAATTTTGCGCTCCATGCCTGATTCTCTATTTGTCACAAGTCTTTCAGGAAAAATTCTTAAAGTCAATCAAGTTGCTTTAGATTTATTGGGCTATGATGAATCAGAGTTACTTCAAAGTTCCTTGTCAGACTTAATTGTTGACAAAAGCGTGGACATTGTGGACAATCAACGATTTTTGTGTGAAGAAACTGGAGAAATTATTCGGCAATTTGAGCTGATTTTAGAGGGTAAAAATAATCAGCAAGCCATTATATCGTTTACCTGTTCAATGTTTGCCAGTGATTCCAGTGGGGACAGTCACGGTTATAATGATAAGGAACAGCGGCTTATTTATATTGGTCGAGATGTCACCAAAAAACATCTTGCAGAACGCCGCTTAATTGCTCATAACACCGTTACTCAGGTATTATCCCAAGCCCAGGGGTTCGTGGATGCTTTGCCCAAGCTATTACAGGGCTTAGGTGAAGGACTCGCTTGGGATGTATGTGAATTTTGGCAACCCATCCCAGCACATAACTCAACTGAGGCGGAAGCTGATCCTGAACTTCGCTGTATTGATCTTTGGATTCGTCCCCATCTTGAGGGGAATCCATGGACTGATCTGAGCTTCCGCTATGGCTGTCAATGGGTTCAAGAGAGTTGGGTTCAACAGCAGTCTTTGTGGCGGTCTACCTTAGACGATGGGGTGAGCCGACGACAACCTGAAGCTAAACAGATGGGACTGAGTACTGGGTTGTTTTGTCCCTTGACGATTGGTGAAGACTGTCTAGGAATTTTGACCTTATTTTGCAAGCGGTCATTGCCCCGAGATGAAGAATTGGTACAAATGATGGCCACAGCCAGTAACCAAATTGGGCAATTTTTTCAGCGAAAATTAGCTGAAGAAGCCTTGAAACTAGAGCAACGAAAAACAGAACGACTCCTCTTAAACATTTTGCCCTCTAGCATTGCCAATCAGCTTAAAGATGCTCCTGCCACGATTGCTGAACAGTATGAATCAGTGACGATTCTTTTTGCAGATATTGTAGGCTTCACGAAACTTTCATCTCAGATTTCAGCAACAGAACTGGTTAAACTGCTGAACTATATCTTCTCCGCCTTCGACCAACTGACCGAACACTATGAACTAGAAAAAATCAAAACCATTGGTGATGCCTACATGGCCGCTGGTGGCTTACCCATCACCCGATTAGACCATGCCGAGGCGATCGCCGACATGGCCCTAGATATGCAGCAAGTCATCACCGAGTTAAACCGTCAAGCTGGAAGTCGCCTTGATATCCGTATTGGCATTCACAGCGGCCCCGTCGTGGCGGGGGTGATTGGCCTGAAAAAATTTGTCTACGACCTTTGGGGCGATACCGTCAACACCGCCAGTCGTATGGAATCCCATGGCTTGGCGGGCAAAATTCAGGTCTCTCAAGCCACCTATGACTTACTCAAACGTCGTTTTGTTCTAACCCAGCGAGGTAGTTTGGCCATCAAAGGGAAAGGTCAAATGACCACCTATCTCCTCATCGGCCGTCGTCAATCCAAAAAACAGAAGACAGCTAGAAGCCTACCGCCGATTCTGCAAGGGAATCAGGAAATCGCCGACCTAATCCGCCAAAAGTTGCAACAGCAATAA
- a CDS encoding valine--tRNA ligase, with amino-acid sequence MTVNLPAQYDPQQTEAKWQQYWEDHQVFKADPNAPGDPYCVVIPPPNVTGSLHMGHAFESALIDTLVRYQRMQGRNTLWLPGTDHASIAVQSILDRQLKAEGQHRDDLGREKFLERAWTWKAESGGKITNQLRRLGVSVDWTRERFTLDEGLSEAVLEAFIRLYNDGLIYRGNYLVNWCPESQSAVSDLEVDQKEVNGHLWHFRYPLSDGSGFVEVATTRPETMLGDTAVAVNPKDPRYESLIGKTLTLPLMNREIPIIADELVDREFGTGCVKVTPAHDPNDFAMGQRHNLPQINIMNKDGSLNENAGEFEGQDRFVARKNVVQRLDEGGFLVKVEDYSHSVPYSERGKVPVEPLLSTQWYIKIRPLAEFALSCLDDDNSPQLVPERWRKVYRDWLVNLQDWCISRQLWWGHQIPAWYVVSETEGDITDDTPFIVAKSEAEATEKARERFGDGADLVRDPDVLDTWFSSGLWPFSTMGWPHNTEDFETYFPTSTLVTGFDIIFFWVARMTMMSGYLTGKMPFQDVYIHGLVRDENNQKMSKSKGNGIDPLLLINKYGTDALRYTLIREVAGAGQDVRLEYDRQKDESVSVEASRNFTNKLWNASRFVMLYLDEQTPQQLGTPNPEALELADRWILSRFGKTVETTCDYLNHYGFGEAAKGLYEFIWGDFCDWYIELVKPRLQGDDGDSKRLAQQTLAFVLDGILKLLHPFLPHITEEVWQVLTQSGDEVCLATQTYPQIDEALIDDELESGFELLIGAIRTIRNLRAELEIKPSLKIAVILQSQSDRERGILQRGQAYIENLAKVDSFTLTDVLEEEPGQTIAGVVGTIQVLIPLAGVVDIEEIRAKIEKRLTKAQAEVNSYAGRLSNANFVDKAPEAVVEGARAALAEAETQVAMLQNRLSRL; translated from the coding sequence ATGACCGTCAATCTTCCCGCCCAATACGACCCCCAACAGACCGAAGCCAAATGGCAACAGTACTGGGAAGACCATCAGGTATTCAAAGCCGACCCCAACGCCCCCGGTGACCCCTACTGCGTGGTCATTCCCCCGCCCAACGTCACCGGCAGTCTCCACATGGGCCATGCCTTTGAGAGTGCCCTCATCGATACCCTCGTTCGCTATCAGCGGATGCAAGGCCGCAACACCCTCTGGCTACCGGGAACGGACCATGCCAGTATTGCGGTTCAGAGTATTCTCGATCGCCAACTCAAAGCCGAGGGCCAACATCGCGACGACCTGGGCCGAGAAAAATTCCTAGAACGGGCCTGGACTTGGAAAGCGGAATCCGGCGGTAAAATCACCAACCAACTGCGACGCCTCGGGGTTTCCGTTGACTGGACTCGGGAACGCTTCACCCTCGATGAGGGTCTCTCGGAAGCCGTCCTCGAAGCCTTTATCCGTCTCTACAACGATGGCTTAATCTACCGGGGCAATTACCTGGTGAACTGGTGTCCCGAAAGTCAATCCGCCGTCTCTGACCTCGAAGTTGACCAAAAAGAGGTCAATGGTCATCTTTGGCATTTCCGCTATCCCCTCAGTGACGGGTCCGGCTTCGTGGAAGTGGCCACCACTCGCCCTGAAACCATGCTGGGGGATACAGCAGTGGCGGTGAACCCCAAAGACCCCCGTTATGAGTCTCTCATTGGCAAAACCCTAACCCTACCCCTGATGAATCGGGAGATTCCCATCATCGCCGATGAGTTAGTCGACCGAGAATTTGGGACCGGCTGCGTGAAAGTGACCCCCGCTCATGACCCCAATGATTTCGCCATGGGCCAACGCCACAACCTGCCCCAAATCAACATCATGAATAAAGATGGGTCACTGAATGAGAATGCTGGGGAGTTTGAGGGACAAGACCGCTTTGTGGCCCGTAAAAATGTGGTGCAACGCCTCGATGAAGGGGGATTCCTGGTCAAAGTGGAGGACTACAGCCATAGCGTCCCCTACAGTGAACGGGGTAAAGTTCCCGTGGAACCCCTCCTGTCGACTCAGTGGTATATCAAAATTCGTCCTCTGGCGGAGTTCGCCCTCTCCTGTCTCGATGACGACAACTCACCCCAGTTGGTCCCCGAACGCTGGCGGAAAGTCTATCGGGATTGGTTAGTGAATCTCCAGGATTGGTGCATCTCCCGTCAACTCTGGTGGGGTCACCAAATTCCCGCCTGGTATGTGGTGAGTGAAACGGAGGGAGACATCACTGACGACACCCCCTTTATTGTGGCGAAAAGCGAGGCGGAGGCCACCGAGAAAGCCCGGGAACGCTTCGGGGATGGGGCCGACCTCGTTCGCGACCCAGATGTGCTGGATACCTGGTTTTCTTCGGGGCTATGGCCCTTTTCCACCATGGGCTGGCCCCATAATACCGAGGATTTCGAGACCTATTTCCCCACCAGTACCCTGGTGACGGGCTTTGATATTATCTTTTTCTGGGTCGCTCGGATGACGATGATGTCGGGCTATTTGACCGGTAAGATGCCCTTTCAGGATGTCTATATCCACGGGTTGGTCCGGGATGAGAACAATCAGAAGATGTCCAAGTCGAAGGGGAATGGGATTGACCCTCTGCTTTTGATTAATAAATATGGAACCGATGCTCTCCGCTATACCTTAATTCGGGAAGTGGCCGGGGCGGGGCAGGATGTTCGTCTGGAGTACGATCGCCAAAAGGATGAATCGGTCTCGGTGGAAGCCTCCCGCAACTTCACCAATAAACTCTGGAACGCCTCCCGTTTCGTGATGCTGTATTTGGATGAGCAAACGCCGCAACAGTTGGGAACTCCGAACCCTGAGGCGTTAGAATTGGCAGACCGTTGGATTCTCTCCCGGTTTGGGAAAACAGTTGAGACAACCTGCGACTATCTGAATCACTATGGTTTCGGGGAAGCGGCGAAGGGACTCTATGAGTTTATCTGGGGGGATTTCTGTGATTGGTATATTGAACTGGTCAAACCTCGATTACAGGGGGATGATGGGGACTCGAAACGGCTGGCCCAGCAAACTCTGGCGTTTGTCCTCGATGGGATTCTCAAACTGTTGCACCCTTTTCTTCCCCATATTACGGAAGAGGTGTGGCAGGTGCTGACTCAGTCTGGGGATGAGGTGTGTTTGGCGACTCAAACCTATCCTCAGATAGATGAAGCCTTGATTGATGATGAGTTAGAATCCGGGTTCGAGTTGTTGATCGGGGCCATTCGCACCATTCGCAATTTGCGGGCGGAGTTGGAGATTAAGCCCAGTCTCAAGATTGCCGTGATTTTACAAAGTCAGAGCGATCGCGAACGGGGGATTCTGCAACGGGGACAGGCCTATATCGAAAACTTAGCCAAAGTGGACTCATTTACCCTCACCGATGTTTTAGAGGAAGAACCCGGACAAACCATTGCTGGGGTGGTAGGAACGATACAAGTCCTAATTCCTCTGGCGGGGGTGGTGGACATTGAGGAAATTCGCGCCAAAATAGAGAAGAGGCTCACCAAGGCGCAAGCGGAGGTGAACTCCTATGCTGGGCGGTTGAGCAATGCGAATTTTGTTGATAAAGCTCCCGAAGCTGTGGTAGAGGGTGCCCGAGCGGCGTTAGCGGAAGCGGAGACTCAGGTGGCGATGTTACAAAATCGCTTGAGTCGACTCTAA